In a single window of the Delftia tsuruhatensis genome:
- a CDS encoding transglycosylase domain-containing protein, translating into MRFSFHDLKLPEALRAAWHRLLGSRIGQRVAALPWWRRWPTRREWLLFAAALPLLFALYVLLLIPFTPGIRDIRKAKLEQPAQVMSADGRQIALFKRSNRQWVKLDEISPSVIKALIATEDHRFYEHHGMDWRRTLGSVVHTLRGDPQGGSTLTQQLARNLYPTEIGRAPTLNRKLKEAITAFKIEALYTKDEILETYLNTVPFLYNAFGIEMAARTYFDKPAARLTVLESATLVGMLKGTSYYNPVLNPDRALYRRNTVLSQMVKRGVLRQAEFDQLGKRPMRIDFERQEEPQGMAPHFAQQLRKWLIDWADRNDYNIYTDGLVVHTTIDSRLQTWANQAVARQTRTLQGVANGAWSQRDGWNAANPLVQQLVRESPAWRAARKQAAGKDREKASEEDTLKALLADKAFMRQLREDKTRVQAGLVALDPRSSEVLAWVGSRDFTQDAYDHVQQARRQPGSTFKPFVYGAALQQGASPDDKRVDGPVEIKLPGGEVWRPTDATPPTGREMTLRDALAYSKNTITAEVMQSVGPARVARLARALGVRQSPLDEVPALALGSSPVSLLEMVNAYASLAHGGRWLPPMMVTRIEDADGKVLAEFSPPKPERALDEEHAYALVDMLRAVVDKGTGMAVRQRYGIHADVAGKTGTTQGNADGWFILMHPGIVAGAWAGFNDARITLRSDRWGQGSRSALPMVGDFMSRALRSPVIDAKARFEPPEQNHWWSDMVGRLRDRMQGWWPDRQPPRPARATGHAGPRCDPGTRPRARTAPGPGPVTRRGNHRKHPALPAPNVPSPRARWAPRTSAQCRKPTPPCPAAKTPPQAPAW; encoded by the coding sequence ATGCGCTTTTCTTTCCATGATCTGAAGCTGCCCGAGGCCCTGCGCGCGGCCTGGCACAGACTGCTGGGCAGCCGCATCGGCCAGCGCGTGGCCGCCCTGCCCTGGTGGCGCCGCTGGCCCACGCGGCGCGAATGGCTGCTGTTCGCGGCCGCCCTGCCGCTGCTGTTCGCGCTGTATGTGCTGCTGCTGATTCCGTTCACGCCCGGCATCCGCGACATCCGCAAGGCCAAGCTGGAGCAGCCGGCCCAGGTCATGAGCGCCGACGGCAGGCAGATCGCGCTGTTCAAGCGCAGCAACCGGCAATGGGTGAAGCTCGACGAGATATCGCCCTCGGTGATCAAGGCGCTGATCGCCACGGAAGACCACCGCTTCTACGAACACCACGGCATGGACTGGCGCCGCACGCTGGGCTCGGTGGTCCATACGCTGCGTGGTGACCCGCAGGGCGGCTCGACCCTCACCCAGCAGCTGGCGCGCAACCTCTACCCCACCGAGATCGGCCGCGCGCCCACGCTCAACCGCAAGCTCAAGGAGGCGATCACGGCCTTCAAGATCGAGGCGCTCTATACCAAGGACGAGATCCTGGAGACCTATCTGAACACCGTGCCCTTCCTGTACAACGCCTTCGGCATCGAGATGGCGGCACGCACCTATTTCGACAAGCCGGCCGCGCGGCTGACGGTGCTGGAAAGCGCCACGCTGGTGGGCATGCTCAAGGGCACGAGCTACTACAACCCCGTGCTCAACCCCGACCGCGCGCTGTACCGCCGCAACACGGTGCTGTCGCAGATGGTCAAGCGCGGGGTGCTGCGGCAGGCCGAGTTCGACCAACTCGGCAAGCGCCCGATGCGCATCGATTTCGAGCGCCAGGAGGAGCCGCAGGGCATGGCCCCGCACTTCGCGCAGCAGCTGCGCAAGTGGCTGATCGACTGGGCCGACCGCAACGACTACAACATCTACACCGACGGCCTGGTGGTGCACACCACCATCGACTCGCGCCTGCAGACCTGGGCCAACCAGGCCGTGGCGCGCCAGACGCGCACGCTGCAGGGCGTGGCCAACGGCGCCTGGAGCCAGCGCGACGGCTGGAACGCCGCCAACCCGCTGGTACAGCAGCTGGTGCGCGAAAGCCCCGCCTGGCGCGCCGCGCGCAAGCAGGCGGCCGGCAAGGACAGGGAAAAGGCCAGCGAGGAGGACACGCTCAAGGCCCTGCTGGCCGACAAGGCCTTCATGCGGCAGCTGCGCGAGGACAAGACCCGCGTGCAGGCCGGCCTGGTGGCTCTGGACCCGCGCAGCTCCGAGGTGCTGGCCTGGGTGGGCAGCCGCGACTTCACGCAGGACGCCTACGACCATGTGCAGCAGGCGCGGCGCCAGCCGGGATCGACCTTCAAGCCCTTCGTCTATGGCGCGGCCCTGCAGCAGGGCGCCAGCCCCGACGACAAGCGTGTGGACGGCCCCGTGGAAATCAAGCTGCCCGGCGGCGAGGTCTGGCGCCCCACCGACGCCACGCCCCCCACGGGCCGCGAGATGACGCTGCGCGATGCGCTGGCCTATTCCAAGAACACCATCACGGCCGAGGTCATGCAGTCCGTGGGCCCCGCCCGCGTGGCGCGCCTGGCACGCGCCCTGGGTGTGCGCCAGAGCCCGCTGGACGAAGTTCCCGCCTTGGCCCTGGGCAGCAGCCCCGTTTCGCTGCTGGAAATGGTCAACGCCTATGCCAGCCTGGCCCATGGCGGCCGCTGGCTGCCCCCGATGATGGTCACGCGCATCGAGGACGCCGACGGCAAGGTTCTCGCCGAATTCAGCCCGCCCAAGCCCGAGCGCGCACTGGACGAAGAGCACGCCTACGCCCTGGTGGACATGCTGCGGGCCGTGGTGGACAAGGGCACCGGCATGGCCGTGCGCCAGCGCTACGGCATACACGCCGACGTGGCCGGCAAGACCGGCACCACGCAGGGCAATGCCGACGGCTGGTTCATCCTCATGCACCCCGGGATCGTCGCCGGCGCCTGGGCCGGCTTCAACGATGCGCGCATCACCCTGCGCAGCGACCGCTGGGGCCAGGGTTCGCGCAGCGCCCTGCCCATGGTGGGCGACTTCATGTCGCGCGCCCTGCGCAGCCCCGTCATCGACGCCAAGGCCCGCTTCGAACCGCCCGAGCAGAACCACTGGTGGTCCGACATGGTGGGCCGCCTGCGCGACCGCATGCAGGGCTGGTGGCCCGACCGCCAGCCCCCCCGCCCAGCCCGAGCCACCGGCCACGCCGGACCCCGCTGCGACCCCGGAACCCGCCCCCGAGCCCGAACAGCCCCTGGGCCCGGGCCTGTCACCCGGCGAGGAAATCATCGAAAGCACCCCGCCCTGCCCGCCCCCAACGTCCCCTCACCCAGGGCACGCTGGGCCCCACGGACCAGCGCGCAGTGCAGGAAGCCCACCCCGCCCTGCCCGGCGGCGAAGACGCCCCCGCAGGCACCGGCGTGGTGA
- a CDS encoding asparaginase produces the protein MKAFRRTALALFTACTLPMIALDAAAQDKPVVQFIATGGTIAMKIDPVKNAPVPAISGDDLLATVPDVGTYARIQVNNLSNVPSDYMDPARWVQLTQAVQAALARPEVAGAIVSHGTDTLEETAFWLDLTVQSPKPVVLIGAQRNASVSDFDGPRNLLNAVRIAVDPQARDKGAMLAMNNQINAARYVTKTHTANVETFRSGEFGFLGEVYPDRVRFASVPARRQHLPIQAQTMPEVEIFPMYGGANGQAVRQAVDRGVKGIVIDALGMGNMNVAMLDAARYAIGKNVPVVVSTRVHNGRVMPSYGFEGGGKTSFEAGAVMADDLRAPKARILLMLALQAGVTGQKNLQAVFDR, from the coding sequence GTGAAAGCCTTCCGCCGCACCGCCCTCGCCCTGTTCACCGCCTGCACCCTGCCCATGATCGCCCTCGACGCCGCCGCCCAGGACAAGCCCGTGGTCCAGTTCATTGCCACGGGCGGCACCATCGCCATGAAGATCGACCCGGTGAAGAACGCGCCCGTGCCCGCGATCTCGGGCGACGACCTGCTGGCCACCGTGCCCGACGTGGGCACGTACGCGCGCATCCAGGTCAACAACCTGTCCAACGTGCCCTCCGACTACATGGACCCGGCCCGCTGGGTGCAGCTGACCCAGGCCGTGCAGGCGGCGCTGGCCCGGCCCGAAGTGGCCGGCGCCATCGTCTCGCATGGCACGGACACGCTGGAGGAAACCGCCTTCTGGCTGGACCTGACCGTGCAGTCGCCCAAGCCCGTCGTGCTCATAGGCGCGCAGCGCAATGCCTCGGTCTCGGACTTCGACGGCCCGCGCAACCTGCTCAATGCCGTGCGCATCGCCGTGGACCCCCAGGCCCGCGACAAGGGCGCCATGCTGGCCATGAACAACCAGATCAACGCCGCGCGCTACGTCACCAAGACGCACACGGCCAACGTGGAAACCTTCCGCTCGGGCGAGTTCGGCTTCCTCGGCGAGGTCTACCCGGACCGCGTCCGCTTTGCCTCCGTCCCCGCGCGCCGGCAGCACCTGCCCATCCAGGCCCAGACCATGCCCGAGGTCGAAATCTTCCCCATGTACGGCGGCGCCAACGGCCAGGCCGTGCGCCAGGCGGTGGACCGGGGCGTCAAGGGCATCGTCATCGACGCCCTGGGCATGGGCAACATGAACGTTGCCATGCTGGACGCCGCCAGGTACGCCATCGGCAAGAACGTGCCCGTGGTCGTCAGCACACGCGTGCACAACGGCCGCGTCATGCCCAGCTATGGCTTCGAGGGCGGTGGCAAGACCTCGTTCGAGGCCGGCGCCGTCATGGCGGACGACCTGCGTGCGCCCAAGGCGCGGATCCTGCTGATGCTGGCGCTGCAGGCGGGAGTGACCGGGCAAAAGAACCTGCAGGCGGTGTTTGACCGCTAA
- a CDS encoding ferritin-like domain-containing protein, with the protein MPRTSIAPQSTSSNGHLALDLKGLEAAKRSLDDGAVTPHFGPWREDIIKLLNDSLATELVCVMRYKRHHFTAVGLASPAIADEFLVHANEEMAHADKLAQRIVQLGGEPDFNPQTLAQRSHADYNGETDLKAMIRTNLIAERVAIEAYSQMIDLIGDKDPTTRRLIESILEQEQEHADELSDWLEK; encoded by the coding sequence ATGCCCCGCACTTCCATCGCACCCCAATCCACCTCCTCCAATGGCCACCTGGCCCTGGATCTCAAGGGCCTGGAGGCCGCCAAGCGCAGCCTGGACGATGGCGCCGTGACGCCCCATTTCGGTCCCTGGCGCGAAGACATCATCAAGCTGCTGAATGACTCCCTGGCCACGGAGCTGGTCTGCGTGATGCGCTACAAGCGCCACCATTTCACGGCCGTGGGCCTGGCCTCGCCGGCGATCGCCGACGAATTCCTGGTGCATGCCAACGAGGAGATGGCCCATGCCGACAAGCTGGCCCAGCGCATCGTGCAACTGGGCGGGGAGCCCGACTTCAACCCGCAGACCCTGGCCCAGCGCAGCCATGCCGACTACAACGGCGAGACCGACCTGAAGGCCATGATCCGCACCAACCTGATCGCCGAGCGCGTGGCCATCGAGGCCTACAGCCAGATGATCGACCTGATCGGCGACAAGGACCCGACCACGCGCCGGCTGATCGAGTCCATCCTGGAGCAGGAGCAGGAGCATGCGGACGAGCTGTCCGACTGGCTGGAAAAGTAA
- a CDS encoding glutathione peroxidase, whose amino-acid sequence MTETATDAPRSAYDFEATSITGQAVPLSDYRGKVLLIVNTASACGFTPQYAGLQALHEQYGERGLVVLGFPCNQFGAQEKGSESEIASFCDLNFGVRFPLMGKIDVNGANAHPLYRWLTAEAPGVLGTKAIKWNFTKFLVGRDGQVIRRYAPQDAPAKLSTDIEAALAL is encoded by the coding sequence ATGACCGAGACCGCCACCGACGCACCCCGTTCGGCCTACGACTTCGAGGCCACGTCCATCACGGGCCAGGCCGTGCCCCTGTCGGACTACCGCGGCAAGGTGCTGCTCATCGTCAACACCGCCAGCGCCTGCGGCTTCACGCCGCAGTACGCGGGGCTGCAGGCCTTGCACGAGCAGTACGGCGAGCGCGGCCTGGTGGTGCTGGGCTTTCCCTGCAACCAGTTCGGTGCGCAGGAGAAAGGCAGCGAATCGGAAATCGCCAGCTTCTGCGACCTGAACTTCGGCGTGCGCTTTCCGCTCATGGGCAAGATCGACGTCAACGGCGCCAACGCCCATCCGCTGTACCGCTGGCTCACGGCCGAGGCGCCGGGCGTGCTGGGCACCAAGGCCATCAAGTGGAACTTCACCAAATTCCTCGTGGGCCGCGACGGCCAGGTCATCCGCCGCTATGCGCCTCAGGATGCGCCGGCCAAGCTGTCCACGGACATCGAGGCCGCCCTGGCGCTCTGA
- a CDS encoding SMI1/KNR4 family protein: MKEDLLDRVADYLSQYQYSLLPNTPEDIKSAEAALGFSFEESYKLFLENFGGCYAGISIYGMHNNELLEKTSIAELTNDFKAGRWPIQGNYCVISMDGSGNPIYTTESGKIFLFDHDNGKEELLFSSFEEMLEFHLG; encoded by the coding sequence ATGAAAGAAGATCTGCTGGATAGAGTTGCCGACTACCTATCACAATATCAATACTCCTTGCTACCCAACACCCCTGAGGATATCAAATCTGCTGAAGCCGCCCTTGGATTTTCCTTTGAAGAAAGCTACAAGCTGTTTTTGGAGAATTTTGGCGGATGCTATGCCGGAATATCCATATATGGAATGCACAACAACGAGCTGCTGGAAAAAACCAGCATCGCCGAACTGACCAACGATTTCAAGGCAGGCCGGTGGCCTATTCAAGGGAATTATTGTGTCATCTCCATGGATGGATCAGGCAACCCGATCTATACCACTGAATCAGGAAAAATATTCCTCTTCGACCATGACAATGGAAAAGAGGAACTCCTGTTTTCCAGCTTCGAAGAGATGCTGGAATTCCATCTTGGGTAA
- a CDS encoding tyrosine-protein phosphatase, protein MPTPAAAAAAASSPEPSRSIRLDGASNFRDLGGYAGLDGRRVRWRTLFRADHLAGLSLADLGVLQGLKLARSADFRGKMESAHLAYEWPGIARHALIVEPTVVQRASALIAAGNDLTAAHAEELMQDTYRSFVHDYAPRFAQLFQLLLDSQDPLVFHCTAGKDRTGWAAALLLTALGVDEDTVMQDYLLTNQLYQRPATTFAPMPAEVMDVLWRVQASYLAAATDMVRADFGGMEAYLRDALGIDSAARERLAALYLEA, encoded by the coding sequence ATGCCTACCCCGGCAGCGGCCGCCGCCGCTGCTTCCTCCCCGGAGCCCTCGCGCTCCATCCGCCTGGACGGCGCCTCCAACTTCCGCGACCTCGGCGGCTATGCGGGCCTGGATGGCCGGCGCGTGCGCTGGCGCACGCTGTTCCGCGCCGACCACCTGGCCGGCCTCAGCCTGGCGGACCTGGGCGTGCTGCAGGGCCTGAAGCTCGCGCGCAGCGCGGACTTCCGGGGCAAGATGGAAAGCGCCCACCTGGCCTACGAGTGGCCGGGCATTGCGCGCCATGCACTCATCGTGGAGCCCACGGTGGTGCAGCGCGCCAGCGCCCTGATTGCAGCAGGCAACGACCTCACGGCCGCCCATGCCGAGGAGCTGATGCAGGACACCTACCGCAGCTTCGTGCACGACTACGCCCCGCGTTTCGCCCAGCTGTTCCAGCTGCTGCTGGACAGCCAGGATCCACTGGTCTTTCACTGCACGGCCGGCAAGGATCGCACGGGCTGGGCCGCCGCCCTGCTGCTGACGGCCCTGGGCGTGGACGAGGACACCGTGATGCAGGACTACCTGCTCACCAACCAGCTCTACCAGCGCCCGGCCACCACCTTCGCCCCCATGCCGGCCGAGGTGATGGACGTGCTGTGGCGCGTGCAGGCGTCCTACCTGGCGGCCGCCACCGACATGGTGCGGGCCGACTTCGGCGGGATGGAAGCGTATCTGCGCGATGCGCTGGGCATCGACAGCGCCGCGCGCGAGCGGCTGGCTGCGCTCTATCTCGAAGCCTGA